A genomic segment from Desulfurispirillum indicum S5 encodes:
- the fliW gene encoding flagellar assembly protein FliW, with amino-acid sequence MKITTSRFGEITVAEEDIIRMTEPLLGFPDLKQYVLRDHSDDTPFKWLQSLDDTTLAFVVLDPVLFKPDYAVRLSRSDVEDLQLESEESAQVYTIVVVPQDPKKMTANLQAPLVLNTRNNIAKQVVLNDPQYPIKYPVFGE; translated from the coding sequence ATGAAAATTACAACCAGCCGCTTTGGCGAAATAACCGTCGCCGAAGAAGACATCATCCGCATGACCGAACCCCTGCTGGGTTTCCCCGATCTCAAGCAGTATGTGTTGCGGGATCACTCCGATGACACCCCGTTCAAGTGGCTCCAGTCACTGGATGACACTACTCTGGCCTTTGTGGTGCTCGACCCGGTACTCTTCAAGCCCGACTACGCCGTGCGCCTGAGTCGCTCCGACGTGGAGGATCTGCAGCTGGAATCGGAAGAGTCTGCCCAGGTCTACACCATCGTGGTCGTACCCCAGGATCCCAAGAAGATGACTGCCAACCTCCAGGCGCCCCTTGTGCTCAATACCCGCAACAACATCGCCAAGCAGGTGGTGCTGAATGATCCGCAGTATCCCATCAAATACCCGGTATTCGGGGAATAG
- a CDS encoding L,D-transpeptidase Cds6 family protein, whose amino-acid sequence MTRIRNRCLSSLSGSLLLFLFSAVYAGAQVNSPGYLYQQALAQFGESNYTSAREFIHGAVQREESFKYFYLAGLVDLRLENYTSAIRNLARSLEIIPEGTNPHNAKYNLAFAYWKNGQHELAETLLRDCETKEARKLLGYISFEKGLQIILSTHQTLPGTRKDLAYELLTSFQANSNDINFIDDTPIIDPPVFSEHSLPGHVLQVADGQIFIWTSKNQQVTYIIQRQGEGFTVLEAYHSSTGRIPGEKQRRGDEKTPTGIYFPVSKMTTNQMPQRYGAYAFPVNYPNHLDKHLGRTGSGIWLHGINENDNGQIPYNSEGCVVFSNEGIFGVSRHIVLRETPVILAEDFLFLSHDEMTAKREELLHTLYRWRDDWASLDHDAYMSHYADTFSAGRFNRNTWSSDKARINRRKTFIEIEMEDISLFLYPELENGKEVALATFNQVYRSSNFNSDSFKFIYLVKENGHWKIITEGSF is encoded by the coding sequence ATGACTCGAATACGCAACCGATGCCTGAGCAGCCTCTCCGGCAGCCTGCTGCTCTTCCTTTTCTCTGCGGTATACGCAGGAGCCCAGGTCAACTCCCCCGGCTATCTCTATCAGCAGGCCCTCGCACAGTTCGGCGAAAGCAACTATACCTCGGCCCGGGAATTCATACACGGCGCTGTCCAGCGTGAAGAGAGCTTCAAGTACTTCTACCTGGCGGGCCTTGTGGATCTTCGACTGGAAAACTATACCAGCGCCATTCGCAACCTCGCTCGCAGCCTGGAAATCATCCCCGAAGGCACCAATCCCCATAACGCCAAGTATAACCTGGCCTTCGCTTACTGGAAAAATGGCCAGCATGAACTGGCAGAAACCCTGCTGCGGGACTGCGAGACCAAAGAAGCCCGCAAGCTGCTGGGCTACATCTCCTTTGAAAAGGGACTGCAGATCATCCTCTCTACCCATCAGACCCTGCCCGGGACACGCAAGGATCTGGCCTATGAACTGCTCACTTCTTTTCAGGCCAACAGCAATGACATCAACTTCATCGACGACACTCCGATCATTGATCCTCCCGTGTTCTCCGAACACTCGCTGCCAGGCCATGTGCTGCAGGTGGCTGACGGCCAGATTTTCATCTGGACCTCCAAGAACCAGCAGGTGACCTACATCATCCAGCGGCAGGGCGAAGGTTTTACGGTGCTGGAAGCCTACCACTCGAGCACCGGGCGCATTCCAGGGGAGAAACAGCGACGCGGCGATGAGAAAACGCCCACCGGGATTTATTTTCCCGTCAGCAAGATGACCACCAACCAGATGCCCCAGCGCTACGGCGCTTATGCCTTCCCCGTAAATTACCCCAATCACCTGGATAAACACCTGGGGCGAACCGGCAGCGGCATCTGGCTGCACGGCATCAATGAAAACGATAACGGTCAGATCCCCTATAACAGTGAAGGCTGCGTAGTCTTCAGCAACGAAGGTATCTTCGGGGTTTCGCGACATATAGTGCTGCGGGAAACTCCTGTCATCCTGGCCGAGGACTTCCTCTTCCTGAGCCACGATGAAATGACTGCCAAACGCGAAGAACTCTTGCATACGCTGTACCGCTGGCGCGATGACTGGGCCTCCCTGGATCACGATGCCTACATGTCCCATTATGCCGATACTTTCTCCGCCGGCCGATTCAACCGCAATACCTGGAGCAGCGACAAGGCCCGCATTAACCGCCGGAAAACCTTTATAGAAATCGAAATGGAAGACATCTCCCTCTTCCTGTATCCCGAACTGGAAAACGGCAAGGAAGTCGCCCTGGCCACCTTCAATCAGGTCTACCGATCCAGTAACTTTAACAGCGACTCCTTCAAATTCATCTATCTGGTCAAAGAAAATGGCCATTGGAAAATCATCACGGAAGGTTCGTTCTGA